The following are encoded in a window of Dysidea avara chromosome 4, odDysAvar1.4, whole genome shotgun sequence genomic DNA:
- the LOC136254809 gene encoding uncharacterized protein isoform X4 has protein sequence MTSKLRSFFNRSREIHEQATDDGETALTKELYEQLQLKLDLEQERAKKLEAQLQLTQDKLHREQDRARSLEVDYQKEAKELRELKVTTSLLEEDQTKLKRELASLKDTCQRQEAECQRQETELEQIKGQQDELVGQLQQAKDQLRIEQEKAHHLEDDKLMIKRHWTETEGVLARLRLQNEALQQQHDSTLSEYKKLERKYIYHGSCKSEASIVELASRQLALYNCLEINDCDITDQEAEELTTFLLTVQSIAGLDISNTNLTASKAIKIVKSLKKFSKIKFLRMHRNIIDDGFTDSIIAVIDNNDLLQELIISCNKLSTASIVHIASALAKMNAIKILDFSKNLVSSDGVDNLTTVLSKCNTLQELNISQNLLSFTSLLNIAKGLRCHPNLQILNMHQSSVNFSTETEFLVDVILSTSFLLTYLNVCGRNIRPRFIDDYLSPPPQKSQGSINRFVLHKLYISRYLLINDIASEDTISRVDIPVGYIKVTEECPLSKDDIISYYVDYNGGTFYNQNHDFAIVVPPNAVSFGDCVEIQATASQLGPYKLPDDYSPISSFYWVSAHYDFKIPVYLIMSHYAKFSNLEDINNVCVMQACVRDLELTSDGKQVMKEVPRDSYCFDYEIGYCAFATDHFCSICLRKKVQQISEHFVAMFYTYDINEVHFGEVAFCPANSDCMKTIKLQYNGKNGNLQHAVQFCYSQKEVLCISEDSLFYNGWHIDKYGKLEIVFKNFSYWEHPASVLADLEKIYAYPPRFQVRCRQIISSVHLNVSFTVCKRLQNERLLEIAKFVITTAVRELCIKAQYPVLSSIRRHLVLKWKFVGYSLQLKYYIIDNIEQRQTRIEDKTFEMLVEWRQTDTHPCYCKLISALNEHKLSGAVDDLKVNIKSEYLPSQSLSDDKDTTVNIGILNTVPEMGDLNYIVVPKIKAHWEDVAYALRFKIHDVQAIKEKYHEDPKKCCVQLFADWLSTNKGVTPKTWPTLLAKLKKVEELTEVVENIKAAIVTP, from the exons ATGACTAGCAAACTACGAAGCTTCTTTAACCGATCTCGTGAAATCCACGAGCAAGCAACTGATG ATGGTGAAACAGCACTCACTAAAGAGCTGTATG AACAACTTCAGCTGAAGCTAGATCTTGAACAAGAAAGAGCAAAGAAACTGGAAG CACAACTTCAGCTGACCCAAGACAAGCTACATCGTGAACAAGATAGAGCACGTTCCTTGGAAG TTGACTACCAGAAAGAAGCTAAAGAGCTGAGGGAGCTTAAGGTAACTACTAGTCTATTGGAAGAGGACCAGACCAAACTTAAAAGGGAACTAGCAAGCTTAAAAG ATACTTGTCAGCGACAGGAAGCAGAATGTCAGCGACAGGAGACAGAATTAGAACAAATTAAAGGTCAACAGGATGAATTAGTAG GACAACTTCAACAAGCTAAAGACCAGTTACGTATAGAGCAAGAAAAAGCACATCACTTGGAAG ATGACAAGTTGATGATAAAACGACACTGGACTGAGACAGAAG GTGTTCTAGCAAGATTGAGGTTGCAGAATGAAGCATTACAACAACAACATGATAGTACTTTATCCGAGTACAAGAAATTGGAGCGTAAATACATAT ATCATGGCAGTTGTAAATCAGAAGCCAGTATTGTTGAGTTAGCATCTAGGCAGCTTGCATTGTATAATTGCTTAGAAATCAATGATTGTGATATTACTGATCAAGAAGCAGAGGAATTAACAACATTCTTACTTACAGTCCAGTCTATTGCAGGACTTGATATTAGTAACACTAATTTGACTGCTTCAAAAGCAATCAAAATTGTAAAGTCATTGAAAAaatttagcaaaattaaatttCTTAGAATGCATAGAAACATAATTGATGATGGATTTACAGACAGCATAATAGCTGTTATTGATAATAATGATTTATTGCAAGAACTGATTATTTCTTGTAATAAGCTTTCTACAGCCAGCATAGTGCACATTGCAAGTGCTTTAGCAAAAATGAATGCCATAAAAATATTAGATTTTAGCAAGAATTTGGTGTCGTCTGATGGTGTAGACAATTTAACTACTGTTCTATCTAAGTGTAACACATTGCAAGAGTTGAACATATCTCAGAATTTACTGTCTTTCACTAGTCTACTAAATATTGCCAAAGGCTTAAGGTGTCATCCTAATCTACAAATTTTAAATATGCATCAAAGTTCTGTTAATTTTTCAACTGAGACTGAATTTTTAGTGGATGTTATATTATCAACCAGTTTTTTACTCACTTACCTTAATGTTTGTGGCAGAAATATCAGGCCACGATTCATCGATGATTACTTATCTCCTCCTCCTCAAAAATCTCAAGGAAGCATCAACAGATTTGTGCTTCATAAACTCTACATCTCAcgatatttactgataaatgatATTGCTTCTGAAGATACGATTTCCAGAGTTGATATTCCAGTTGGCTATATTAAAGTAACTGAGGAGTGTCCCTTGTCTAAAGATGACATCATATCTTATTATGTTGACTACAATGGAGGTACATTCTACAACCAAAATCATGATTTTGCTATTGTTGTTCCTCCTAATGCTGTGTCTTTTGGAGACTGTGTGGAAATACAGGCAACTGCAAGCCAACTTGGTCCTTACAAACTACCGGATGATTATAGCCCGATTAGTAGTTTCTATTGGGTCAGTGCTCACTACGATTTCAAGATTCCTGTATATTTAATTATGAGTCATTATGCCAAGTTCAGCAATTTGGAAGACATAAATAATGTATGTGTAATGCAAGCATGTGTACGTGACTTGGAGTTAACAAGTGATGGGAAACAAGTGATGAAAGAAGTACCAAGAGATTCCTATTGTTTTGACTATGAGATTGGTTATTGTGCGTTTGCTACTGATCATTTTTGTTCTATTTGTTTAAGAAAGAAAGTGCAGCAAATTTCTGAGCATTTTGTGGCAATGTTTTATACCTATGATATTAATGAAGTGCATTTTGGTGAAGTTGCTTTTTGTCCAGCAAACTCTGATTGCATGAag ACAATCAAGCTGCAGTACAATGGGAAAAATGGAAACCTTCAACATGCTGTTCAATTTTGCTATTCTCAAAAAGAGGTCTTATGCATTTCCGAGGATTCCCTTTTCTACAATGGTTGGCACATAGATAAGTATGGGAAACTTGAG ATTGTGTTCAAGAATTTCAGTTATTGGGAGCATCCTGCAAGTGTATTGGCAGATCTTGAGAAAATTTATGCTTATCCACCTCGTTTTCAAGTTCGATGTAGACAAATCATTTCATCAGTACATCTCAATGTTAGTTTTACTGTATGTAAAAGACTTCAAAATGAAAGACTGCTTGAGATTGCAAAGTTTGTAATAACTACAGCTGTCAGAG AATTATGTATCAAAGCACAGTATCCCGTGTTGTCAAGCATTAGAAGACATTTGGTTTTGAAATGGAAATTTGTTGGATACTCACTACAGTTAAAGTATTACATAATTGACAATATTGAGCAAAGGCAAACAAGAATTGAAGATAAAACTTTTGAAATGTTGGTTGAATGGAGGCAAACAGACACACATCCCTGTTATTGCAAACTGATTTCTGCACTAAATGAACATAAACTTTCTGGTGCCGTGGATGACTTGAAAGTTAACATTAAATCAG AATATTTGCCCAGTCAGTCTCTAAGCGATGATAAGGATACAACAGTTAATATTGGAATACTAAACACTG TACCTGAAATGGGAGATCTTAACTACATTGTGGTTCCAAAGATTAAAGCACATTGGGAAGATGTAGCTTATGCTTTACGATTCAAAATTCATGATGTTCAAGCAATAAAAGAAAAGTATCATGAGGACCCGAAGAAGTGCTGTGTTCAACTCTTCGCAGACTGGTTAAGTACCAATAAAGGTGTTACCCCTAAAACGTGGCCAACATTGTTAGCTAAACTTAAAAAAGTAGAAGAACTCACAGAAGTTGTTGAAAACATTAAGGCTGCGATTGTAACTCCTTAA
- the LOC136254809 gene encoding uncharacterized protein isoform X2: MTSKLRSFFNRSREIHEQATDDGETALTKELYEQLQLKLDLEQERAKKLEAQLQLTQDKLHREQDRARSLEVDYQKEAKELRELKVTTSLLEEDQTKLKRELASLKDTCQRQEAECQRQETELEQIKGQQDELVGQLQQAKDQLRIEQEKAHHLEGVLARLRLQNEALQQQHDSTLSEYKKLERKYIYHGSCKSEASIVELASRQLALYNCLEINDCDITDQEAEELTTFLLTVQSIAGLDISNTNLTASKAIKIVKSLKKFSKIKFLRMHRNIIDDGFTDSIIAVIDNNDLLQELIISCNKLSTASIVHIASALAKMNAIKILDFSKNLVSSDGVDNLTTVLSKCNTLQELNISQNLLSFTSLLNIAKGLRCHPNLQILNMHQSSVNFSTETEFLVDVILSTSFLLTYLNVCGRNIRPRFIDDYLSPPPQKSQGSINRFVLHKLYISRYLLINDIASEDTISRVDIPVGYIKVTEECPLSKDDIISYYVDYNGGTFYNQNHDFAIVVPPNAVSFGDCVEIQATASQLGPYKLPDDYSPISSFYWVSAHYDFKIPVYLIMSHYAKFSNLEDINNVCVMQACVRDLELTSDGKQVMKEVPRDSYCFDYEIGYCAFATDHFCSICLRKKVQQISEHFVAMFYTYDINEVHFGEVAFCPANSDCMKTIKLQYNGKNGNLQHAVQFCYSQKEVLCISEDSLFYNGWHIDKYGKLEIVFKNFSYWEHPASVLADLEKIYAYPPRFQVRCRQIISSVHLNVSFTVCKRLQNERLLEIAKFVITTAVREAHQDSIAKITSTGVSNHSTVTHLSTELCIKAQYPVLSSIRRHLVLKWKFVGYSLQLKYYIIDNIEQRQTRIEDKTFEMLVEWRQTDTHPCYCKLISALNEHKLSGAVDDLKVNIKSEYLPSQSLSDDKDTTVNIGILNTVPEMGDLNYIVVPKIKAHWEDVAYALRFKIHDVQAIKEKYHEDPKKCCVQLFADWLSTNKGVTPKTWPTLLAKLKKVEELTEVVENIKAAIVTP, translated from the exons ATGACTAGCAAACTACGAAGCTTCTTTAACCGATCTCGTGAAATCCACGAGCAAGCAACTGATG ATGGTGAAACAGCACTCACTAAAGAGCTGTATG AACAACTTCAGCTGAAGCTAGATCTTGAACAAGAAAGAGCAAAGAAACTGGAAG CACAACTTCAGCTGACCCAAGACAAGCTACATCGTGAACAAGATAGAGCACGTTCCTTGGAAG TTGACTACCAGAAAGAAGCTAAAGAGCTGAGGGAGCTTAAGGTAACTACTAGTCTATTGGAAGAGGACCAGACCAAACTTAAAAGGGAACTAGCAAGCTTAAAAG ATACTTGTCAGCGACAGGAAGCAGAATGTCAGCGACAGGAGACAGAATTAGAACAAATTAAAGGTCAACAGGATGAATTAGTAG GACAACTTCAACAAGCTAAAGACCAGTTACGTATAGAGCAAGAAAAAGCACATCACTTGGAAG GTGTTCTAGCAAGATTGAGGTTGCAGAATGAAGCATTACAACAACAACATGATAGTACTTTATCCGAGTACAAGAAATTGGAGCGTAAATACATAT ATCATGGCAGTTGTAAATCAGAAGCCAGTATTGTTGAGTTAGCATCTAGGCAGCTTGCATTGTATAATTGCTTAGAAATCAATGATTGTGATATTACTGATCAAGAAGCAGAGGAATTAACAACATTCTTACTTACAGTCCAGTCTATTGCAGGACTTGATATTAGTAACACTAATTTGACTGCTTCAAAAGCAATCAAAATTGTAAAGTCATTGAAAAaatttagcaaaattaaatttCTTAGAATGCATAGAAACATAATTGATGATGGATTTACAGACAGCATAATAGCTGTTATTGATAATAATGATTTATTGCAAGAACTGATTATTTCTTGTAATAAGCTTTCTACAGCCAGCATAGTGCACATTGCAAGTGCTTTAGCAAAAATGAATGCCATAAAAATATTAGATTTTAGCAAGAATTTGGTGTCGTCTGATGGTGTAGACAATTTAACTACTGTTCTATCTAAGTGTAACACATTGCAAGAGTTGAACATATCTCAGAATTTACTGTCTTTCACTAGTCTACTAAATATTGCCAAAGGCTTAAGGTGTCATCCTAATCTACAAATTTTAAATATGCATCAAAGTTCTGTTAATTTTTCAACTGAGACTGAATTTTTAGTGGATGTTATATTATCAACCAGTTTTTTACTCACTTACCTTAATGTTTGTGGCAGAAATATCAGGCCACGATTCATCGATGATTACTTATCTCCTCCTCCTCAAAAATCTCAAGGAAGCATCAACAGATTTGTGCTTCATAAACTCTACATCTCAcgatatttactgataaatgatATTGCTTCTGAAGATACGATTTCCAGAGTTGATATTCCAGTTGGCTATATTAAAGTAACTGAGGAGTGTCCCTTGTCTAAAGATGACATCATATCTTATTATGTTGACTACAATGGAGGTACATTCTACAACCAAAATCATGATTTTGCTATTGTTGTTCCTCCTAATGCTGTGTCTTTTGGAGACTGTGTGGAAATACAGGCAACTGCAAGCCAACTTGGTCCTTACAAACTACCGGATGATTATAGCCCGATTAGTAGTTTCTATTGGGTCAGTGCTCACTACGATTTCAAGATTCCTGTATATTTAATTATGAGTCATTATGCCAAGTTCAGCAATTTGGAAGACATAAATAATGTATGTGTAATGCAAGCATGTGTACGTGACTTGGAGTTAACAAGTGATGGGAAACAAGTGATGAAAGAAGTACCAAGAGATTCCTATTGTTTTGACTATGAGATTGGTTATTGTGCGTTTGCTACTGATCATTTTTGTTCTATTTGTTTAAGAAAGAAAGTGCAGCAAATTTCTGAGCATTTTGTGGCAATGTTTTATACCTATGATATTAATGAAGTGCATTTTGGTGAAGTTGCTTTTTGTCCAGCAAACTCTGATTGCATGAag ACAATCAAGCTGCAGTACAATGGGAAAAATGGAAACCTTCAACATGCTGTTCAATTTTGCTATTCTCAAAAAGAGGTCTTATGCATTTCCGAGGATTCCCTTTTCTACAATGGTTGGCACATAGATAAGTATGGGAAACTTGAG ATTGTGTTCAAGAATTTCAGTTATTGGGAGCATCCTGCAAGTGTATTGGCAGATCTTGAGAAAATTTATGCTTATCCACCTCGTTTTCAAGTTCGATGTAGACAAATCATTTCATCAGTACATCTCAATGTTAGTTTTACTGTATGTAAAAGACTTCAAAATGAAAGACTGCTTGAGATTGCAAAGTTTGTAATAACTACAGCTGTCAGAG AAGCACATCAAGACAGTATTGCGAAGATCACAAGTACAGGCGTTTCTAATCACTCTACTGTTACCCATTTAAGCACAG AATTATGTATCAAAGCACAGTATCCCGTGTTGTCAAGCATTAGAAGACATTTGGTTTTGAAATGGAAATTTGTTGGATACTCACTACAGTTAAAGTATTACATAATTGACAATATTGAGCAAAGGCAAACAAGAATTGAAGATAAAACTTTTGAAATGTTGGTTGAATGGAGGCAAACAGACACACATCCCTGTTATTGCAAACTGATTTCTGCACTAAATGAACATAAACTTTCTGGTGCCGTGGATGACTTGAAAGTTAACATTAAATCAG AATATTTGCCCAGTCAGTCTCTAAGCGATGATAAGGATACAACAGTTAATATTGGAATACTAAACACTG TACCTGAAATGGGAGATCTTAACTACATTGTGGTTCCAAAGATTAAAGCACATTGGGAAGATGTAGCTTATGCTTTACGATTCAAAATTCATGATGTTCAAGCAATAAAAGAAAAGTATCATGAGGACCCGAAGAAGTGCTGTGTTCAACTCTTCGCAGACTGGTTAAGTACCAATAAAGGTGTTACCCCTAAAACGTGGCCAACATTGTTAGCTAAACTTAAAAAAGTAGAAGAACTCACAGAAGTTGTTGAAAACATTAAGGCTGCGATTGTAACTCCTTAA
- the LOC136254809 gene encoding uncharacterized protein isoform X1, producing the protein MTSKLRSFFNRSREIHEQATDDGETALTKELYEQLQLKLDLEQERAKKLEAQLQLTQDKLHREQDRARSLEVDYQKEAKELRELKVTTSLLEEDQTKLKRELASLKDTCQRQEAECQRQETELEQIKGQQDELVGQLQQAKDQLRIEQEKAHHLEDDKLMIKRHWTETEGVLARLRLQNEALQQQHDSTLSEYKKLERKYIYHGSCKSEASIVELASRQLALYNCLEINDCDITDQEAEELTTFLLTVQSIAGLDISNTNLTASKAIKIVKSLKKFSKIKFLRMHRNIIDDGFTDSIIAVIDNNDLLQELIISCNKLSTASIVHIASALAKMNAIKILDFSKNLVSSDGVDNLTTVLSKCNTLQELNISQNLLSFTSLLNIAKGLRCHPNLQILNMHQSSVNFSTETEFLVDVILSTSFLLTYLNVCGRNIRPRFIDDYLSPPPQKSQGSINRFVLHKLYISRYLLINDIASEDTISRVDIPVGYIKVTEECPLSKDDIISYYVDYNGGTFYNQNHDFAIVVPPNAVSFGDCVEIQATASQLGPYKLPDDYSPISSFYWVSAHYDFKIPVYLIMSHYAKFSNLEDINNVCVMQACVRDLELTSDGKQVMKEVPRDSYCFDYEIGYCAFATDHFCSICLRKKVQQISEHFVAMFYTYDINEVHFGEVAFCPANSDCMKTIKLQYNGKNGNLQHAVQFCYSQKEVLCISEDSLFYNGWHIDKYGKLEIVFKNFSYWEHPASVLADLEKIYAYPPRFQVRCRQIISSVHLNVSFTVCKRLQNERLLEIAKFVITTAVREAHQDSIAKITSTGVSNHSTVTHLSTELCIKAQYPVLSSIRRHLVLKWKFVGYSLQLKYYIIDNIEQRQTRIEDKTFEMLVEWRQTDTHPCYCKLISALNEHKLSGAVDDLKVNIKSEYLPSQSLSDDKDTTVNIGILNTVPEMGDLNYIVVPKIKAHWEDVAYALRFKIHDVQAIKEKYHEDPKKCCVQLFADWLSTNKGVTPKTWPTLLAKLKKVEELTEVVENIKAAIVTP; encoded by the exons ATGACTAGCAAACTACGAAGCTTCTTTAACCGATCTCGTGAAATCCACGAGCAAGCAACTGATG ATGGTGAAACAGCACTCACTAAAGAGCTGTATG AACAACTTCAGCTGAAGCTAGATCTTGAACAAGAAAGAGCAAAGAAACTGGAAG CACAACTTCAGCTGACCCAAGACAAGCTACATCGTGAACAAGATAGAGCACGTTCCTTGGAAG TTGACTACCAGAAAGAAGCTAAAGAGCTGAGGGAGCTTAAGGTAACTACTAGTCTATTGGAAGAGGACCAGACCAAACTTAAAAGGGAACTAGCAAGCTTAAAAG ATACTTGTCAGCGACAGGAAGCAGAATGTCAGCGACAGGAGACAGAATTAGAACAAATTAAAGGTCAACAGGATGAATTAGTAG GACAACTTCAACAAGCTAAAGACCAGTTACGTATAGAGCAAGAAAAAGCACATCACTTGGAAG ATGACAAGTTGATGATAAAACGACACTGGACTGAGACAGAAG GTGTTCTAGCAAGATTGAGGTTGCAGAATGAAGCATTACAACAACAACATGATAGTACTTTATCCGAGTACAAGAAATTGGAGCGTAAATACATAT ATCATGGCAGTTGTAAATCAGAAGCCAGTATTGTTGAGTTAGCATCTAGGCAGCTTGCATTGTATAATTGCTTAGAAATCAATGATTGTGATATTACTGATCAAGAAGCAGAGGAATTAACAACATTCTTACTTACAGTCCAGTCTATTGCAGGACTTGATATTAGTAACACTAATTTGACTGCTTCAAAAGCAATCAAAATTGTAAAGTCATTGAAAAaatttagcaaaattaaatttCTTAGAATGCATAGAAACATAATTGATGATGGATTTACAGACAGCATAATAGCTGTTATTGATAATAATGATTTATTGCAAGAACTGATTATTTCTTGTAATAAGCTTTCTACAGCCAGCATAGTGCACATTGCAAGTGCTTTAGCAAAAATGAATGCCATAAAAATATTAGATTTTAGCAAGAATTTGGTGTCGTCTGATGGTGTAGACAATTTAACTACTGTTCTATCTAAGTGTAACACATTGCAAGAGTTGAACATATCTCAGAATTTACTGTCTTTCACTAGTCTACTAAATATTGCCAAAGGCTTAAGGTGTCATCCTAATCTACAAATTTTAAATATGCATCAAAGTTCTGTTAATTTTTCAACTGAGACTGAATTTTTAGTGGATGTTATATTATCAACCAGTTTTTTACTCACTTACCTTAATGTTTGTGGCAGAAATATCAGGCCACGATTCATCGATGATTACTTATCTCCTCCTCCTCAAAAATCTCAAGGAAGCATCAACAGATTTGTGCTTCATAAACTCTACATCTCAcgatatttactgataaatgatATTGCTTCTGAAGATACGATTTCCAGAGTTGATATTCCAGTTGGCTATATTAAAGTAACTGAGGAGTGTCCCTTGTCTAAAGATGACATCATATCTTATTATGTTGACTACAATGGAGGTACATTCTACAACCAAAATCATGATTTTGCTATTGTTGTTCCTCCTAATGCTGTGTCTTTTGGAGACTGTGTGGAAATACAGGCAACTGCAAGCCAACTTGGTCCTTACAAACTACCGGATGATTATAGCCCGATTAGTAGTTTCTATTGGGTCAGTGCTCACTACGATTTCAAGATTCCTGTATATTTAATTATGAGTCATTATGCCAAGTTCAGCAATTTGGAAGACATAAATAATGTATGTGTAATGCAAGCATGTGTACGTGACTTGGAGTTAACAAGTGATGGGAAACAAGTGATGAAAGAAGTACCAAGAGATTCCTATTGTTTTGACTATGAGATTGGTTATTGTGCGTTTGCTACTGATCATTTTTGTTCTATTTGTTTAAGAAAGAAAGTGCAGCAAATTTCTGAGCATTTTGTGGCAATGTTTTATACCTATGATATTAATGAAGTGCATTTTGGTGAAGTTGCTTTTTGTCCAGCAAACTCTGATTGCATGAag ACAATCAAGCTGCAGTACAATGGGAAAAATGGAAACCTTCAACATGCTGTTCAATTTTGCTATTCTCAAAAAGAGGTCTTATGCATTTCCGAGGATTCCCTTTTCTACAATGGTTGGCACATAGATAAGTATGGGAAACTTGAG ATTGTGTTCAAGAATTTCAGTTATTGGGAGCATCCTGCAAGTGTATTGGCAGATCTTGAGAAAATTTATGCTTATCCACCTCGTTTTCAAGTTCGATGTAGACAAATCATTTCATCAGTACATCTCAATGTTAGTTTTACTGTATGTAAAAGACTTCAAAATGAAAGACTGCTTGAGATTGCAAAGTTTGTAATAACTACAGCTGTCAGAG AAGCACATCAAGACAGTATTGCGAAGATCACAAGTACAGGCGTTTCTAATCACTCTACTGTTACCCATTTAAGCACAG AATTATGTATCAAAGCACAGTATCCCGTGTTGTCAAGCATTAGAAGACATTTGGTTTTGAAATGGAAATTTGTTGGATACTCACTACAGTTAAAGTATTACATAATTGACAATATTGAGCAAAGGCAAACAAGAATTGAAGATAAAACTTTTGAAATGTTGGTTGAATGGAGGCAAACAGACACACATCCCTGTTATTGCAAACTGATTTCTGCACTAAATGAACATAAACTTTCTGGTGCCGTGGATGACTTGAAAGTTAACATTAAATCAG AATATTTGCCCAGTCAGTCTCTAAGCGATGATAAGGATACAACAGTTAATATTGGAATACTAAACACTG TACCTGAAATGGGAGATCTTAACTACATTGTGGTTCCAAAGATTAAAGCACATTGGGAAGATGTAGCTTATGCTTTACGATTCAAAATTCATGATGTTCAAGCAATAAAAGAAAAGTATCATGAGGACCCGAAGAAGTGCTGTGTTCAACTCTTCGCAGACTGGTTAAGTACCAATAAAGGTGTTACCCCTAAAACGTGGCCAACATTGTTAGCTAAACTTAAAAAAGTAGAAGAACTCACAGAAGTTGTTGAAAACATTAAGGCTGCGATTGTAACTCCTTAA